The Pirellulales bacterium sequence GCCGCATCGCCCCGCCGAGTATGACAACACGGCAGCCGTCCTCCCCCCACGAACGACTTACTCCAGGGCGTTGAACCAACGAAAAGGATATTCCCGACCCGCAGCCGCGCCCCCCATCCGGATTTTTTCTGATCGGCCGCTGCTAGCAGACAATTTGCATCCGCCGGGCATTCGAATAATCATGTGGGTATGCACAAGCGCATTCGCCCCGGCGACCCCATCATCTACCGCGTCACCAAGCGAAGCTGCCATCCGGGGCAGCGGGCGCGCGATGTCTTTCCGGAACCGAGCGGCGACGGCTACACCTACGACATCGACAAGTTCTGGATCGTGAGCGAGTGCCTGCCCGACGGCACGCTGCTCGCCCGCACTCGCAAGGGAAAGACCCGCACCATCCAAGCCGACGATCCGCAATGGCGCCTGCCGCGCTGGTGGGAGCGCCTGCTCTACGCCTCGCGATTTCCGTCGTCAACCGCCGCGGACGAATAGCGCCCCGCGCAATGCTGTCGTACCGTGTCGCCGCGCACTATGGGCGCGCCGCCAGCGCCGCCGCAGCCGCGCGTTGAAACTCCAGGCGATACTCGCTGCCATCGCCGTTGGGCAAACCCACTCGCTGAATCAGCAAGATCATCACGGCTTCGTTGTGCGGATCGGCCCAGGCTTGGGTGCCGAGCATGCCGCCATGTCCGAACGACCCCGGCGACAACATCGCCGTCACCCCTTCGGGCTCGCGCACCACGCCCACCCCCAGACCGTATACCGTGCCCGGCACGAAACCGGCTTTAAGATCGCCCGTCTGTACGCGGCACATTTCGTCCACCGTTTCTGGCTTGAGCAATCGCACGCCATCGAGTTCCCCCCGCCGCAACAGCATTTGATAAAAGCGAAACAGGTCCGCCGCGGTCGAATACAACCCGCCCGATGGGTTGGGGCTGCGCGTCTCCATGGGGCCAAAGAAATCGAACTTGCTGCGCGTCAATTTCTTCTCGCGACTATTGTAGGCGTAGGTTGAGGCCAGCCGCTTCTCGTCTTCCGGAGTCAGTCGAAAACCGGTGTCGTCCATCGCCAACGGTTCGCAAATTCGCTTCGCCACGAACTGATCGAACGGCATGCCCGACGCGACCTCCACCGCGCGGCCAGCCACCGTCAGGCCGGGGCCGTACATCCAGCGAGAGCCCGGTTCGAACTGCAATTTCTGCTTGGCCAGTCGGGCCACGGTCGCTTCCAACGTGCCGGTGTTCCGTTGGTCGCTGAACAGCCCCGAGGTGTGCGTCAGCGCATGCCGCAGCGTGATCGTGTTGTGCGGCGCTTCCTTGAACTCGGGCAACCAGGTGGCCAGCGGTTCATCCAGCGCCAACTTCCCTTCGTCGCAGCAGATCAGCGCCGCCACCGCCGCGATTGGCTTGGTCATCGACATGATGGAGAACACCGTGTCGCCGCGCATGGGGCGTTGTGATTCCACGTCGGCCAGGCCGACGCCATCGAGATGAACGATCTTGCCCCGTTGGCCAACCAGCGCCACGGCGCCCGCCAGATTGCCCCGCTCAACGAATGGTTGCAGCGCGGCGGAGATGGCCGCCACGCGCGGCGGCGCCGACTCTGCCAGCGTTTCGGCCGCGGGTTGTGCATGGACCGCGGCGGCGATCGGCAGATACGCGCCGAGCCACAGCAAATGCTTCCAACGGCTCAAGACGCGGATTGTGACTCCGTGGCGCGGGATGATCGCCGTTGGCATGTTGATGCTCCGCATGACTTGCATAATTGTGGTACGGGCGGGCATTCGCATGGCTCGCCCAATTCGGCAATAATCGACGCTGGCCAAAGCACGCGTCGCGCCATCATCATGCGTCATCTTGTGGAGCATTGCCATGCCGAGGGCATTTCTCATGTTTCTGGTCGCCTGCTTGGCTCAGCACGCCTTAGGCCGGGGCGCTGCCGCCGAGTCTCCCGCGGCGCTCACACTGCACGCCCGCAGTCGCGACGCTGCCGCCGCGCCGGTGGAAAAGGCGCTCCACTGGAACCCGCGCCGCACCGCGCTCATTATCTGCGACATGTGGGACGCTCACTGGTGTCGCGGCGCCGCCGCGCGAGTGGTCGAACTGGCCGATCCCACCAATCGGCTGGCCCAGCGCGCCCGCGAACAAGGCGTGCTGGTCATTCACGCCCCTAGCACCTGCATGGAGTTTTACCAAGACACGCCACAGCGCCAGCGCGCGCTGACGGCGCCGTATGCCAAGGCGCCCAAACCGCTGTCGCAGAGCATGCGCTGGGGCACGCGCTGGTGTTGGCCAGATCCCCGCCGCGAGCCCGACCTGCCGATCGACGATTCCGACATGGGCTGCGACTGCGCCACGAAGTGCGAGATTCACTCCCCGTGGAAGCGGCAGATCGCGATCATCGAAATTGGCGAACCGGACGTGATTAGCGACGACGGTCAAGAGGTGTTCAACGTCCTGGCCGAGCGCGGCATCGACCAGATTATCATCGCCGGCGTGCATCTCAACATGTGCGTGCTAGGCCGGTCGTTCGCCATTCGGCAAATGGTCGACCTCGGCAAACAGGTGGTGCTGGTCCGCGACCTGACCGACACCATGTACAACCACCAGATGCGTCCGCAGGTCGATCACTTCCGTGGCACCGATCTGGTCGTCGAGCATGTGGAGCGCCACTGGTGCCCCACCATCGCCAGCACCGATCTCTTGGGCGGCGAGCCATTTCGCTTTCGCGACGACCGGCGCCAGTAAATGCGCCTAGTTACGGGCTCGCCTTCGCCGGCGCCGACATCGACCGCCCCGCCCGCTCGAACGTGCCTTGCGACACGCGGCCCAGGCAGTTGATGCTGCTGGTCATCACGCCCAATAGCAGCGCAAGCAGCACGGCGTATTCCGTCGAGGTGACGGCACGCTCGTCGCGCAACCAGCCAATGAATTTGCGATGACGCATGAAAGACCGCTCGCGAAACGGCGCCGATCGCGATACCGCGCGGCGTGCTGCCGCCGTATGCTTCCCCTGGAGATACGACGCCGCCGCGCAAATCGATCGGCCCATGCAAGTCTAGCTCGCCGTGGTGAATCGTCCGGCTTGACCAGCTTTCCGAGCGAAACCGTTGGCGTCGGTCGTAACGGTTGTCCGCGTCAGTCTGCCGACTGTCTCCCGTAATACGCCAGTGCGGGCAACTGCGCGCGCGTTCTGACTAGCTCGACAATCTGGTCCACCTCGGCATCGGCCAGTGGGGCCACGTACGATTCGGCCGGGCGCCGCGCCACGGTGTAGACCTGCACCAGTCGAATTTGCCCGCCGGCGGCGACGATCGCGCGCAATCGATCGCAATATGCGTCCAACTCTGCCGGCGTCGGCGACTGGCCATTCACCCGCATGAACAAGGATTGAATCACCAGCGGCCGCCGCCGCGCCGCCGCGGTGATGTTGTCGAGAATCTGCTGAAAGGGAATCGTGGTGCGGTCCACCAGGTGATAGTACTCCGCCGTGCCGGCGTCGAGCTTAGCCCAAATCTCCCCCTGGTTCGCGTCGAATATCTCCAGTCCGCGCTCGACGTGCGGGCGGTGGAACATGCTGGCGTTGGTGATCAACACCAGTTTGACCTCGTCGAGTCCGTGCGCGCGTTTAAGACTGGCGCAGCGCTCGATAATCTCGTCGAAATTGCGATAGGTGGTGGGCTCTCCATCGCCAGAGAACGCGATGTCGTTCAGCCGGCAAAATGCGCCCGGCGTCTCTCGAAACTTCGGCTGCCGCCAGATCGCGCCGGAGCGAACAAGGCCGAGCATGCCGTCGAGTTCCGCCAGCAGCGGATCGATTTCGACAAATCGCGTTTCGCTCTTCTCAACGCGATTCACCTGACAATAGATGCAATCAAAGTTGCATACCTTGTCGGGATTGAGATTAACGCCGATCGATAGTCCGCCCGAGCGACGACTCACCACCGGATAGACGAAGCGGTTGGTCTCGAACGACCGCTCGTGCGCGGCGAAGACCGGCGCAAGGCCACCACTGGGTGCAACGGGTTCGTCGGCGGATGGAAGCGGTTTGGTCATTGGGGCGTGTCCGCATGGTGGCCGTAGTCATTATATCGCATGACTCGGCTCCCAGGTCGGACACGCCCGACCAAGACTTGGTTAACCAACCACTAGCGCGCGGCCTGCTCGCCCGCCTGCAAGCGGTGATCGCTAAACACGATCTGCAGCACTTGGCGGCGATTCTTGTCGCCGCAGCCCACCACGGTCACTTGCGCCGGCAGGTCGAACTTGCCGAGGCGCACCCACTCGTGATAGACGGTCTCGGTCAGCTTGAGATCGCCGGTCTTTTCGTCCCAAAAGCTGACCGTGAACGCGTGCGGCATGTACTTGCCTTCGGCGTTGAAGTCCACATCCAGCACGCTGATCGTGAAGTGCTGCTTGCCCATCGCCCGATTCACCTCGGTCACCACCCGATCGCGAATTCGGTAGACGCTGCCCATCTGCGGGTCGGACAGCTTGACGCGCGGCCCCAGCACGTGCGACAGGCTGCCATCAAAGGCCGCGCCATTGTCGAACTGCGATCCCGGCATGCGGTGCATGACCAGCGAGTTCAGGTGGCGATCGACCAATCCCGCGCCGAACGAGCCGATACCCTTGAGCTCCACATCGCCATCGGCGGTGACGTGCAGCTCGCCTTCCTTGGTTTCTTCATCCAGCTTCACTTCGATCTTGGCCACGAAGCCCGGGAAGTTGTCCCACACGGCGCGGTGCTCGCGGGCGCCGGCCAAAATGGCTTCGGCCGACTCGGCTGCGGCCGTGGTCGCCGGGGCGATGATCTTGAAGGAGGTGGTCGCGAAATGCGTGGTTTGCGTGTACTGCTTGCCGTCCAGTTCGCCGCCGCGATCCGCCTCGACATGCTTGGCGCGGATGGCGTACACGCCAGGCGCCGCCGTCGACAACCGCACCACGCCGGCCGCATCGGTCTTGTGGTCGTGGCTTTCGCCCGCCGGATCAATCACCACCACCTCGGCGTCGGCGAGCGGCTTGCCCTGCCAGAGCGTGGTGAGGGTGATGCCGCCATCGGCCAAGGCCGGCACCACTTCCAGATCAAGCTTGCCGCTGGCGAAAGTCTTGTCGATCGGTCCCAGCCATTGCGTGGCGTAGTAGTTGAGCAGCATGGCCTTGCCTTCGCGCTCGAACACGCCGTATTGGCAGCGCGCCGCCGCCACGTAGTCGCCGGTCACCGGCGCCTCGCCCACCAGCGCGCCGGTTTCGCCGGCGTCGTCTTTCCAGCTTGTCAGCTCAACCGCCTTGGGCTCGCCCCCTTCGCGAATCACCCAGGCCTCGGTCGGCTTCAGACGGTCAACCAGGCGCAGCGCGCCGGGCTCCAGCCCTTCAGAAAAATAAACGCGCAACTGGCGCAGCGCGTCGGATTGTGGGATCACATCGACCCACACAAAATGCGCCGCCGCAGGACGCGCGAGCAGCAATGACAGAAGCAAGATCAAACACTTAGTTGCGGTGCGCATGGTATTCATCTCCGCGAAGTAGGTTGCTCGGATTTCAGTTCAAAATGAAATTCGTTTGGTCCCCCCTGGACCGTTTCGACTAACAAAGTGGACTCTCGGTTGTACGTGGCGGGTATCCGTTCCGCCGGGCGCTTGGCCGGCGGCTTTTCGCCAGGAGCGATGCTCGGCTCGGTCTCCCAAATTTCGACCTGCAATTTTCCGGCGGCCGGTCCCTCATCCTGCTTCAGCACGTACTGCCCGGCGTGGATGGCCGCCGCGGCCTTGGGGCCATTGGTTCCCGCCGCGGGAATGAACATGATGGCGGCGCCGTCGAGCGGTTGTCCATCCAGCCGCACTGTGCCCGACACCGCAACCCGCTCGTTCGGCTCTCCCCCGCAACCGCAGGCCAGCGCCACAGACGCCAATAGCGCCAATAGTCCACAGTGGCCGCGTTTCCGACGGCGCTGCCCAACGGTGTCATCGCCATCACAGCCCATCGTGGTTGGCTTCATGACCGTCGCGCGTGGCGGCCGCGTCGAGCACCGAAGCGTCCACATTGGTGGGCACAAACCGCACCGAGCCGTCGGCAAAGACAAAATTGACGCCCCCCGGATGATCGCCGCGGAACGTCCCCCACTCAAAATTCGTCCCTGGCACCACCACCCGATCACTGTTGAATTGACCGAACGTGGAGGCCCAGCTATGCCCTGGATAACCGATCCCCCACATGGTGCTGCCGCCGCGCA is a genomic window containing:
- a CDS encoding beta-lactamase family protein is translated as MPTAIIPRHGVTIRVLSRWKHLLWLGAYLPIAAAVHAQPAAETLAESAPPRVAAISAALQPFVERGNLAGAVALVGQRGKIVHLDGVGLADVESQRPMRGDTVFSIMSMTKPIAAVAALICCDEGKLALDEPLATWLPEFKEAPHNTITLRHALTHTSGLFSDQRNTGTLEATVARLAKQKLQFEPGSRWMYGPGLTVAGRAVEVASGMPFDQFVAKRICEPLAMDDTGFRLTPEDEKRLASTYAYNSREKKLTRSKFDFFGPMETRSPNPSGGLYSTAADLFRFYQMLLRRGELDGVRLLKPETVDEMCRVQTGDLKAGFVPGTVYGLGVGVVREPEGVTAMLSPGSFGHGGMLGTQAWADPHNEAVMILLIQRVGLPNGDGSEYRLEFQRAAAAALAARP
- a CDS encoding cysteine hydrolase family protein gives rise to the protein MPRAFLMFLVACLAQHALGRGAAAESPAALTLHARSRDAAAAPVEKALHWNPRRTALIICDMWDAHWCRGAAARVVELADPTNRLAQRAREQGVLVIHAPSTCMEFYQDTPQRQRALTAPYAKAPKPLSQSMRWGTRWCWPDPRREPDLPIDDSDMGCDCATKCEIHSPWKRQIAIIEIGEPDVISDDGQEVFNVLAERGIDQIIIAGVHLNMCVLGRSFAIRQMVDLGKQVVLVRDLTDTMYNHQMRPQVDHFRGTDLVVEHVERHWCPTIASTDLLGGEPFRFRDDRRQ
- a CDS encoding radical SAM protein, with the protein product MTKPLPSADEPVAPSGGLAPVFAAHERSFETNRFVYPVVSRRSGGLSIGVNLNPDKVCNFDCIYCQVNRVEKSETRFVEIDPLLAELDGMLGLVRSGAIWRQPKFRETPGAFCRLNDIAFSGDGEPTTYRNFDEIIERCASLKRAHGLDEVKLVLITNASMFHRPHVERGLEIFDANQGEIWAKLDAGTAEYYHLVDRTTIPFQQILDNITAAARRRPLVIQSLFMRVNGQSPTPAELDAYCDRLRAIVAAGGQIRLVQVYTVARRPAESYVAPLADAEVDQIVELVRTRAQLPALAYYGRQSAD
- a CDS encoding DUF3386 family protein — encoded protein: MRTATKCLILLLSLLLARPAAAHFVWVDVIPQSDALRQLRVYFSEGLEPGALRLVDRLKPTEAWVIREGGEPKAVELTSWKDDAGETGALVGEAPVTGDYVAAARCQYGVFEREGKAMLLNYYATQWLGPIDKTFASGKLDLEVVPALADGGITLTTLWQGKPLADAEVVVIDPAGESHDHKTDAAGVVRLSTAAPGVYAIRAKHVEADRGGELDGKQYTQTTHFATTSFKIIAPATTAAAESAEAILAGAREHRAVWDNFPGFVAKIEVKLDEETKEGELHVTADGDVELKGIGSFGAGLVDRHLNSLVMHRMPGSQFDNGAAFDGSLSHVLGPRVKLSDPQMGSVYRIRDRVVTEVNRAMGKQHFTISVLDVDFNAEGKYMPHAFTVSFWDEKTGDLKLTETVYHEWVRLGKFDLPAQVTVVGCGDKNRRQVLQIVFSDHRLQAGEQAAR